The sequence ATCGTACTTACAAATAACATCAACATGCCCACCTTCACTTTCTTATTAAACAACAACACGGCACTCACAATCACCAGCAACAAATACACTGCCCCATACGCACTCTCCCACAATGAAAACGATACATCTGCCTGCAAATTAGCCTTCGCAAATTTATCTCCAATTGCAGATATCAGCTGTTGCTTATACACACCTACTATCGGCAATAAAGTGATTGCCGTGCCTATCAGCATTCCAATCAACAACATCAGCACAATATTCCATGCGCGCAATACCACTTTCCCTTCTGCAATTCTATATATCTGCCACGCTGCCAAAAAGCTCAATGGAAAATAACACAAAGAAGAATAATGCACAATCTTCGTCTCCACAATAGAGAACAGGATCAACACCACCCAAAACAACACCCACATCCATGTTCTGAAATCTCTCACCTCTGCACCCTGTGCGCCACCATAAATAGACCGATCATTCTTTCCCCTGAAATAACTGAATAGGAATATACTCGCAGGGAAACAACCCACCAGCAATACAATCCAGTGATAAAAGAAATTCCCCCCATGTCCTGCATCAGGCGTAGTGAGCAAACGGATCTGATAAGTCACAAACTCATTGATAAACCACCAGCCATGAGTCAGCAGTTCATACCCAAACCACAGCGCTGTAGTAATAAAGGTAAACAAAGTGATCAGTGCCAGCTGTGGCAGCTTAATCCCTGTTTTCCCTTTCTTCACAATCCAGTATACGATGAAAGTGAGCAGACTCACCAGTATAGCCACCGGCCCTTTCGTCAGTACCGCCAATCCCAGTGCAACACCACCCAGGATAGCAATCCTGTTTGGCTTTGCCGAATAAGGCACGCGAAACACACAGTAAATTGCTAAGAATATGAAATAATTGAAAGTCGGATCAATAATCCCTGACTTGAAATAAAAATGTGGTAACCAGGAGCCGGCATATGCCAGTGCCCACCATAAGCCCATCTTTTCATCAACCAGCTT is a genomic window of Chitinophaga sp. LS1 containing:
- a CDS encoding glycosyltransferase family 39 protein; this encodes MKYLLIAIAAAILFVPFLGHVHLFDWDEINFAEAAREMLVTHNYSQVQIDFAPFWEKPPLFIWMQAISMALFGVNEFAARFPNAIIGIATIVTLFGIGKKLVDEKMGLWWALAYAGSWLPHFYFKSGIIDPTFNYFIFLAIYCVFRVPYSAKPNRIAILGGVALGLAVLTKGPVAILVSLLTFIVYWIVKKGKTGIKLPQLALITLFTFITTALWFGYELLTHGWWFINEFVTYQIRLLTTPDAGHGGNFFYHWIVLLVGCFPASIFLFSYFRGKNDRSIYGGAQGAEVRDFRTWMWVLFWVVLILFSIVETKIVHYSSLCYFPLSFLAAWQIYRIAEGKVVLRAWNIVLMLLIGMLIGTAITLLPIVGVYKQQLISAIGDKFAKANLQADVSFSLWESAYGAVYLLLVIVSAVLLFNKKVKVGMLMLFVSTIGAIQITVVHFTPKIEAFSQRAAIEFFESFQGKDDYVQVLKYHSYAHLFYTKKLPATNKNYYNQEWLLKGPVDKPTYFICRITDSEPWRKDPNLEVIGEKNGFVFFKRK